One genomic window of Legionella jordanis includes the following:
- a CDS encoding riboflavin synthase yields the protein MFTGIVEEQGQVIANLRVDVANRLIIKSTFSQLVIGESIAVNGVCLTLVPNEDGNLAFDVSPETLSLTNLGALKAGDRVNLERAMSVTARFGGHYVSGHVDTTARLIEKTKAAEYVEIVVGDFQAPAGLYLLPKGSITLDGISLTINEVLNERIKLMLVPHTLAKTTFGQLNPGQRINVEFDYLTRIVAHQLKMTGQLKNEVEA from the coding sequence ATGTTTACCGGAATTGTGGAAGAGCAAGGCCAAGTCATTGCTAATTTACGGGTTGATGTTGCCAATCGCCTGATTATTAAATCCACTTTTTCGCAACTTGTGATTGGAGAAAGCATCGCCGTAAATGGGGTTTGCCTCACTTTAGTACCAAATGAAGATGGAAATCTGGCTTTCGATGTGTCACCAGAAACTCTATCATTAACAAATCTTGGAGCGTTAAAAGCTGGGGATCGAGTTAACCTGGAGCGTGCCATGTCTGTGACGGCCCGCTTTGGGGGACATTATGTCAGCGGACACGTAGATACTACGGCCCGATTAATAGAAAAGACAAAAGCGGCTGAGTATGTGGAAATTGTTGTTGGTGATTTTCAGGCTCCAGCTGGCCTTTATCTTTTACCTAAAGGTAGCATCACCTTGGATGGAATCAGTTTAACGATTAATGAAGTTCTCAATGAACGAATTAAACTCATGCTGGTTCCACATACCTTAGCAAAAACTACCTTTGGCCAACTCAATCCCGGTCAACGCATAAATGTTGAATTTGATTATCTGACTCGTATCGTGGCTCATCAGCTTAAGATGACGGGACAATTGAAAAATGAGGTAGAAGCATGA
- the ribD gene encoding bifunctional diaminohydroxyphosphoribosylaminopyrimidine deaminase/5-amino-6-(5-phosphoribosylamino)uracil reductase RibD, which yields MHKDFMLAALEQAWLGRGLCAPNPSVGAVAVRSGKIIARAWHQGAGKAHAEQLLLQQIPKGLDDISLYVTLEPCNHWGKTPPCASAIIEHGISKVIFGFCDPNPIVAANDTPKILEQAGIEVLHFPLQEIDSFYQSYRYWIMTKKPWITVKLAQTFDGKIAGEQGAPCHLSNAACKTFTHLNRKHTDLILTTAKTIAADNPMLNVRLQDEEFGKPLAILDRRLLLSPEARALKNARHCHIFHDEGHSAEESLPNCSYHGIPSINNRLDLEAIIKHIGAMGYHDVWVEAGGELFSALHQRNLVQRTFLYLVPEILGEKTTPAFHGNALFARNKTVSWQIKEDNAIACLDWEV from the coding sequence ATGCACAAGGATTTTATGCTGGCTGCCCTCGAACAAGCCTGGCTTGGACGAGGACTGTGCGCGCCCAACCCAAGTGTTGGGGCTGTTGCAGTACGTAGCGGTAAAATTATTGCTCGAGCCTGGCATCAAGGCGCTGGGAAAGCACACGCCGAACAATTACTCTTGCAACAAATTCCAAAAGGCTTGGATGACATCAGTTTGTATGTGACTTTAGAGCCATGTAATCATTGGGGGAAAACTCCGCCTTGTGCATCTGCCATCATAGAACATGGAATTTCCAAGGTGATTTTTGGCTTTTGTGATCCAAATCCAATTGTAGCGGCCAACGATACGCCTAAAATTTTAGAGCAGGCTGGCATTGAGGTATTGCATTTTCCTCTACAGGAGATTGATTCTTTTTATCAAAGTTATCGTTACTGGATCATGACAAAAAAACCCTGGATTACGGTTAAGCTCGCGCAGACTTTTGATGGTAAAATTGCAGGAGAACAGGGTGCGCCCTGTCATCTTTCAAATGCTGCCTGTAAAACATTCACCCATTTAAACCGCAAGCACACAGACCTAATTCTCACCACTGCAAAAACCATTGCCGCAGACAATCCCATGCTCAACGTACGCTTGCAAGATGAGGAGTTTGGTAAACCTCTGGCTATTTTAGATCGCCGCCTTCTTTTATCTCCAGAAGCCAGGGCGTTAAAAAACGCCAGGCATTGTCATATTTTTCACGATGAAGGGCACTCAGCTGAGGAATCCCTGCCGAATTGTAGTTATCACGGAATACCCAGCATAAACAATCGCCTGGATTTGGAGGCCATCATTAAGCACATTGGTGCTATGGGCTATCATGATGTCTGGGTAGAAGCTGGGGGGGAGTTGTTTTCTGCTCTGCATCAACGTAATTTGGTACAGCGTACTTTTCTTTATCTGGTTCCAGAGATTTTGGGTGAAAAAACCACTCCGGCTTTTCATGGGAATGCTTTGTTTGCACGAAATAAAACCGTTTCATGGCAAATTAAAGAAGACAATGCAATTGCCTGTCTGGATTGGGAGGTTTGA
- a CDS encoding bifunctional 3,4-dihydroxy-2-butanone-4-phosphate synthase/GTP cyclohydrolase II, translating into MSSSPFASIEQAIETLKAGRMLILIDDEHRENEGDLVIAADHVTPEAINFMARYGRGLICLPMAGALVDKLNLPMMAAHNRSPYGTAFTISIEAAKGVATGISASDRAHTIRTAIAADSGPEDIISPGHVFPLRARPQGVLERPGQTEGSVDLATLAGLTPAAVICEIIKDDGSMSRRDDLIQFSKEHNLPLVTIKDLIEYRIRKETLIQEIATTRLPLQQYGDFTMTAFENQLDSLEHFILVKPPKVANKVPLVRIHSECITGDVFGSCKCDCGAQLQQSMQQLTEEGGVLIYLRQEGRGIGLANKLKAYALQEQGYDTVEANLQLGFPADNRDYAIAYQILKHFDLKAIRLLTNNPKKVEAIEKFGVKVIERIPLMAQPTKENLNYLKTKKLKLGHLLAVE; encoded by the coding sequence ATGAGCAGCAGTCCTTTCGCAAGCATTGAGCAAGCCATCGAGACCCTAAAAGCTGGGCGTATGCTCATCTTAATCGATGATGAACATCGGGAAAATGAGGGTGATCTGGTCATCGCTGCGGACCATGTCACCCCCGAGGCCATTAATTTTATGGCACGTTATGGCCGAGGATTGATTTGCCTGCCAATGGCCGGCGCGTTGGTTGATAAATTGAATTTACCCATGATGGCTGCTCATAATCGCTCCCCCTACGGTACGGCCTTTACCATTTCAATTGAAGCAGCAAAAGGCGTCGCTACAGGCATCTCAGCGAGCGATCGGGCGCACACCATTCGCACCGCCATCGCAGCAGACAGTGGCCCAGAGGACATCATCTCCCCTGGGCATGTTTTTCCATTACGAGCTCGTCCCCAAGGGGTTCTTGAGCGCCCGGGGCAAACAGAGGGCAGTGTGGATTTGGCTACTTTGGCAGGTTTAACTCCGGCTGCAGTGATTTGTGAAATCATTAAAGACGATGGCAGCATGAGTCGTCGAGATGATTTGATTCAGTTTTCCAAAGAACACAACCTCCCCCTGGTGACCATAAAAGATTTAATTGAATATCGAATTCGTAAAGAAACTTTGATCCAAGAGATCGCCACCACAAGACTTCCTCTCCAGCAGTATGGTGACTTCACAATGACGGCCTTTGAAAACCAATTGGACTCACTGGAGCATTTTATCTTGGTTAAACCGCCCAAAGTGGCGAACAAAGTTCCTTTGGTACGCATTCATTCCGAATGCATCACAGGAGACGTATTTGGGTCTTGCAAATGCGATTGCGGGGCTCAGTTGCAACAATCCATGCAGCAATTGACCGAGGAAGGGGGCGTTTTAATCTATTTGCGTCAAGAAGGGCGTGGAATTGGCTTGGCCAATAAGTTAAAGGCTTATGCTTTGCAAGAGCAAGGCTATGACACGGTCGAAGCCAATCTTCAACTGGGTTTTCCAGCCGATAATCGTGATTATGCCATAGCTTATCAAATACTGAAGCATTTTGATTTAAAGGCTATTCGCTTGCTAACCAACAATCCCAAAAAAGTTGAGGCTATTGAAAAATTCGGTGTAAAGGTCATTGAACGCATTCCCTTAATGGCGCAACCCACTAAGGAAAACTTGAACTATTTAAAAACCAAAAAGCTCAAACTGGGCCATCTTTTGGCCGTTGAGTAG
- a CDS encoding CTP synthase: MTNYIFITGGVVSSLGKGIASASLAAILEARGLSVTLIKLDPYINVDPGTMSPFQHGEVFVTHDGAETDLDLGHYERFVRTTMTKRNNFTSGKIYETVIKKERRGDYLGGTVQVIPHITNEIKKSIQQGAEGFDVAMVEIGGTVGDIESLPFLEAIRQMRIELGGQRALFIHLTLVPYIPTSGETKTKPTQHSVKELRSIGIQPDILICRSEKPLSLSDRAKIALFTNVEQEGVISLQDAQSIYQIPMILHEQGLDEIVVKKMGLNIKAADLSEWQKVVDAQAIQTRTVKVGMVGKYTELNDAYKSINEALVHAGIHTQTKVEIVYIDAESIEKNGVEFLSSIDALLIPGGFGERGIEGKIRAIQYAREHNVPFLGICLGMQTAVIEFARNVVGLERANSTEFDKNTAYPVIGLISEWMAADGKINVRNEHSDLGGTMRLGAQLCQLDSNSLAYKIYKKPQIIERHRHRYEVNNQFLEQLTQHGLIISGRSSDGSLVEMIELKDHPWFVACQFHPEFTSTPRDGHPLFEQFVLAARQAHQQKETV; encoded by the coding sequence ATGACAAATTATATTTTCATCACCGGCGGGGTTGTTTCCTCTTTAGGAAAAGGTATTGCCTCGGCGTCTTTAGCAGCAATTCTTGAAGCTCGAGGTTTAAGCGTCACGCTAATTAAACTCGATCCATACATCAATGTTGATCCAGGAACTATGAGTCCTTTCCAACATGGAGAAGTGTTCGTCACCCATGATGGAGCTGAAACTGATCTTGATCTTGGCCATTATGAACGCTTTGTACGCACAACCATGACCAAAAGGAATAATTTTACCTCAGGTAAAATTTATGAGACGGTCATTAAAAAAGAACGTCGTGGCGATTATTTAGGAGGTACGGTCCAAGTCATTCCGCACATCACCAATGAAATTAAAAAATCCATACAGCAGGGGGCTGAAGGCTTCGATGTGGCCATGGTGGAAATTGGTGGAACCGTTGGGGATATTGAATCATTGCCCTTTCTTGAAGCCATTCGACAAATGCGGATTGAGTTGGGTGGCCAAAGGGCATTATTCATCCATTTGACCCTGGTGCCTTATATTCCCACCTCGGGAGAAACCAAAACCAAACCGACACAGCATTCCGTGAAAGAGCTACGTTCCATTGGAATTCAACCCGATATTTTAATATGCCGCTCGGAAAAACCGCTTTCTTTAAGTGATCGGGCTAAAATTGCCCTGTTTACTAATGTTGAACAGGAAGGGGTAATTTCTTTACAGGACGCGCAAAGTATTTATCAAATCCCCATGATTTTGCACGAGCAAGGACTGGATGAAATTGTTGTTAAAAAAATGGGGCTTAATATCAAAGCCGCTGATTTAAGTGAATGGCAGAAAGTAGTTGATGCGCAAGCCATTCAAACGAGAACTGTCAAAGTAGGGATGGTTGGCAAATACACTGAATTAAACGACGCTTATAAATCAATCAATGAAGCATTAGTTCATGCTGGAATCCATACACAAACCAAAGTAGAAATCGTTTACATTGATGCCGAATCAATTGAAAAAAATGGTGTGGAATTTTTATCCAGCATTGATGCCTTATTAATTCCTGGGGGGTTTGGTGAGCGAGGGATAGAAGGAAAAATTAGAGCCATTCAATACGCTCGCGAGCACAACGTTCCTTTCCTGGGTATTTGCCTTGGCATGCAAACGGCTGTCATTGAGTTTGCAAGGAATGTTGTAGGTTTGGAGCGAGCAAATTCAACTGAATTTGATAAAAACACCGCTTATCCAGTCATTGGCTTAATCAGTGAATGGATGGCGGCTGACGGCAAAATTAACGTCAGAAATGAACACTCTGATTTAGGCGGAACCATGCGCCTTGGTGCTCAATTATGTCAGTTGGACAGCAATTCTCTGGCTTACAAAATTTATAAAAAACCGCAGATCATCGAACGTCATCGCCACCGGTATGAAGTGAACAATCAATTCCTTGAGCAATTAACCCAGCATGGATTAATTATTTCAGGGCGCTCGTCCGATGGTAGTTTGGTGGAAATGATCGAGCTTAAGGATCATCCCTGGTTTGTCGCCTGTCAATTCCACCCGGAGTTTACTTCGACACCGCGGGATGGACATCCGTTATTTGAACAATTTGTGTTGGCTGCCCGCCAAGCTCATCAACAAAAGGAAACCGTATGA
- the kdsA gene encoding 3-deoxy-8-phosphooctulonate synthase: MKLCGFEVGIHSPLFLIAGPCVIESEVLALETAGYLKELCAQLHVPFIYKSSFDKANRSSLTSYRGPGFEKGLMVLEKVRKDVGVPVLTDVHEDTPLLEVASVVDVLQTPAFLCRQTNFIQKVAAMNKPVNIKKGQFLAPWEMKHVVAKAKDCGNEQIMVCERGVSFGYNNLVSDMRSLQIMRETECPVVYDATHSVQLPGGNNGVSGGQREFVPALARAAVAAGISGIFMETHPDPDKALSDGPNSWPLDKMKALIENLLEIDRVVKQSELL, from the coding sequence ATGAAGCTATGTGGATTTGAGGTAGGGATTCACTCTCCCTTGTTTCTTATTGCAGGCCCCTGTGTCATTGAAAGTGAAGTACTGGCTTTGGAAACAGCAGGCTATTTAAAAGAATTATGTGCCCAATTGCATGTGCCATTTATTTATAAGTCTTCCTTTGATAAGGCCAATCGCTCATCCTTAACCAGTTATCGTGGTCCTGGATTTGAGAAAGGCCTTATGGTTCTCGAAAAAGTCAGAAAGGATGTGGGAGTACCTGTGCTCACGGACGTGCATGAGGATACGCCATTGCTGGAGGTTGCCAGTGTGGTGGATGTCTTGCAAACCCCGGCCTTTTTATGTCGGCAGACTAACTTCATCCAGAAAGTCGCAGCAATGAATAAGCCAGTTAACATTAAAAAAGGACAATTCCTGGCACCTTGGGAAATGAAACATGTGGTGGCAAAGGCTAAGGATTGTGGCAATGAGCAGATTATGGTTTGTGAGCGTGGCGTAAGTTTTGGCTACAATAATTTGGTTTCCGACATGCGCTCTTTACAGATTATGAGAGAAACGGAATGTCCGGTGGTTTATGATGCGACCCATTCGGTGCAGTTGCCGGGTGGAAATAATGGAGTTTCTGGGGGGCAAAGAGAGTTCGTACCTGCCTTGGCCAGAGCGGCTGTGGCTGCAGGGATTTCGGGGATTTTTATGGAAACTCATCCAGACCCCGATAAGGCTTTAAGCGATGGCCCAAACAGTTGGCCTTTAGATAAAATGAAAGCTTTAATCGAAAACCTTCTTGAGATTGATCGCGTCGTTAAACAAAGCGAACTACTCTAA
- a CDS encoding M48 family metalloprotease translates to MKLFHSWTLASFFNRCMVWLVSALLMVQPFSQKAFAFSPYSTRELEELEKEFIQLINQSESVERNPLANQYINHLGKKLAHFAHIPTPSFFIVKSNEINAFAGPGGYIGINTQLILATENESELAAVMAHEIAHVRLHHLYNMIQHQKQMRIPMLASILASLALGVVNPTLASGALMASLGGFAQDNINFTRANEKEADRIGIDMLIRAGFDPRAMASFFKKMQESMRYYYTANIPAILRTHPMDEDRIAEAENRSDRLRSPKVSDSINYRLFKELIRVSVSSNGKQLLDYYQIQCQKKNSSAACEYGYVLALLNLNQYQQAETHLSVLLAQEPDNLFYQTAMAQAELGNRQLNAALQRLKNLQANYPENYAALMAYGQGLLSAGKAEQAASVFLKGSRQFKKDLALCEALAQAQSASHRKGYAYFTEAQCQLLQGRKREAVRQLKQARLMAKNDQYLLARINAMIDEIKFLSEK, encoded by the coding sequence ATGAAGCTATTTCACTCATGGACATTAGCATCCTTCTTTAACCGCTGCATGGTTTGGCTTGTAAGTGCTTTGTTGATGGTTCAACCTTTTTCCCAAAAGGCTTTTGCTTTTTCCCCTTATTCAACTCGAGAGCTTGAAGAACTGGAAAAGGAATTTATTCAGCTGATTAATCAATCAGAAAGCGTAGAACGAAATCCCTTAGCTAATCAATACATCAACCATCTAGGCAAAAAATTAGCCCATTTTGCCCATATTCCCACACCCAGTTTTTTTATTGTCAAATCAAACGAAATCAATGCTTTTGCAGGCCCCGGTGGATATATTGGCATTAATACGCAACTGATTTTAGCCACTGAAAATGAAAGCGAATTAGCAGCGGTTATGGCCCATGAAATTGCTCACGTTCGTTTGCATCACTTGTACAATATGATTCAGCATCAGAAACAAATGCGCATTCCTATGTTGGCTTCTATACTGGCTTCGCTGGCATTGGGCGTGGTTAACCCTACGCTGGCAAGCGGTGCCCTGATGGCTTCTTTGGGAGGATTTGCCCAAGACAATATTAATTTTACCCGTGCAAATGAAAAAGAAGCCGACCGCATTGGTATTGATATGTTAATTCGCGCTGGATTTGATCCAAGAGCCATGGCAAGCTTTTTCAAAAAAATGCAGGAAAGCATGCGCTATTATTACACGGCAAACATCCCTGCCATTTTGCGCACCCATCCTATGGACGAGGATCGTATTGCTGAAGCCGAAAACCGTAGCGATCGCCTTCGTAGCCCAAAAGTTTCAGACAGCATAAATTACCGTTTATTTAAAGAGCTAATCCGTGTGTCTGTCTCCTCTAATGGCAAGCAATTACTGGATTACTATCAAATTCAATGTCAGAAAAAAAACAGCAGCGCTGCCTGTGAATATGGTTATGTGTTAGCTCTTTTAAACCTTAACCAATACCAGCAAGCTGAAACTCATCTGAGTGTCTTGCTTGCCCAAGAGCCGGATAATTTATTTTATCAAACAGCCATGGCACAAGCGGAGTTAGGCAATAGACAACTCAATGCCGCTTTACAAAGGCTTAAAAACCTGCAAGCCAATTATCCTGAAAACTACGCTGCCCTGATGGCCTATGGTCAAGGTCTCCTCAGTGCAGGTAAAGCCGAACAAGCAGCGAGTGTGTTTTTAAAAGGATCCCGGCAGTTTAAAAAAGATTTAGCCCTTTGCGAAGCCTTGGCTCAAGCGCAATCCGCATCACATCGCAAAGGCTATGCCTACTTTACCGAGGCACAATGTCAACTGCTGCAAGGGCGAAAACGCGAAGCGGTCCGCCAATTAAAACAAGCCAGATTAATGGCAAAGAATGATCAGTATTTACTCGCCAGGATCAATGCCATGATTGATGAAATTAAATTTTTATCTGAGAAGTAA
- the ribH gene encoding 6,7-dimethyl-8-ribityllumazine synthase translates to MKHIKVDGNQEQCSFPVAIVVSRFNQEVTKELQRGAVERLNERGFRQEDICIIEVPGAVEIPLIAQRLAKSKQVKAIIALGAVIRGETSHYDYVCEQVSNGCQRVSLDYDIPVVFGILTTDNDAQAWDRLGGNHGHKGRDAADCAIEMQHILENLERVLSQ, encoded by the coding sequence ATGAAACATATAAAAGTAGATGGTAATCAAGAACAATGTTCCTTTCCGGTGGCCATTGTAGTCAGTCGTTTTAACCAAGAGGTCACTAAAGAATTGCAACGAGGAGCTGTAGAGCGCTTAAATGAACGAGGGTTTCGACAAGAAGATATTTGCATCATTGAGGTTCCAGGTGCTGTTGAAATCCCCCTCATTGCCCAGAGATTGGCCAAAAGCAAGCAAGTTAAAGCCATTATAGCTTTAGGGGCGGTTATTCGCGGTGAAACCAGCCACTATGATTACGTCTGTGAACAGGTAAGCAATGGTTGCCAGCGTGTTTCCCTGGATTATGATATTCCCGTAGTGTTTGGGATCTTAACAACTGATAATGATGCACAGGCTTGGGACCGCTTGGGAGGAAACCATGGCCACAAAGGCAGAGATGCCGCAGACTGTGCCATTGAAATGCAACACATTTTAGAAAATCTGGAGCGCGTACTGAGCCAGTAA
- a CDS encoding Maf family protein has translation MKQEHSLKILLASSSPRRLQILQEHGIFAVVMPANIEEIQEKGEGAKAYVTRLAREKAQAILPQISIESTDLILAADTTVAYESHILEKPQDAKDAYRMLTMLSGKTHEVYTGFALIFLPEQRLYVDCVTTKVTFHELSKQQIQDYIDSGDPFDKAGGYGIQKVRDSFVKEIAGSYYNVMGLPIEEILKKISFECAEEL, from the coding sequence ATGAAACAGGAACATTCATTAAAGATACTTCTTGCCAGCTCCTCTCCCAGGCGCTTGCAAATATTGCAAGAGCATGGAATATTTGCTGTAGTAATGCCTGCCAACATTGAAGAAATTCAGGAAAAAGGTGAGGGCGCCAAAGCTTACGTAACGCGTTTGGCACGAGAAAAAGCTCAAGCAATTTTGCCTCAAATTTCAATTGAAAGCACTGATTTAATTTTGGCTGCAGACACTACGGTGGCTTATGAAAGTCACATTCTGGAAAAACCACAGGATGCAAAAGATGCCTACCGCATGCTGACTATGTTAAGTGGCAAGACACATGAAGTTTACACAGGATTTGCGCTTATCTTTCTACCGGAACAACGCTTGTATGTCGATTGTGTAACCACGAAAGTTACTTTCCATGAACTCAGTAAACAACAAATCCAAGATTATATTGATTCAGGAGATCCATTTGATAAGGCCGGAGGCTATGGCATTCAGAAGGTTCGGGATAGCTTTGTGAAAGAAATAGCAGGTTCTTATTACAATGTGATGGGTCTACCCATTGAAGAAATTTTAAAAAAAATTTCTTTTGAGTGTGCAGAGGAGCTTTAA
- a CDS encoding DUF1415 domain-containing protein, with product MNMLNREHIIAETKQWLQSFVIELNLCPFAKREIERHSLRIEMSSANEAQTAMNDFLKELHWLDADASVETTLLIFPRMFSDFYDYLDFVHFCEFLLVERNFEGVYQVASFHPLYRFANEPETEVSNYTNRSPYPMLHLLREHSLEKAIAFYGDTESIPQKNIQTMRKLGLQKIQSLLHACKK from the coding sequence ATGAATATGCTAAATCGAGAACACATCATCGCCGAAACCAAACAATGGCTGCAATCGTTTGTCATTGAATTGAATTTATGTCCATTCGCCAAAAGAGAAATTGAAAGACACAGTTTAAGAATCGAAATGAGTTCAGCCAATGAGGCACAAACCGCAATGAACGATTTCCTGAAAGAGCTGCATTGGCTTGATGCCGATGCAAGTGTTGAGACCACACTGCTGATTTTTCCGAGAATGTTTAGCGATTTTTACGACTATCTGGATTTTGTGCATTTCTGCGAATTTTTGTTGGTGGAAAGGAATTTTGAAGGAGTGTATCAAGTTGCCAGCTTTCATCCCCTCTATCGTTTCGCTAATGAGCCAGAAACTGAAGTTTCAAATTACACCAATCGTTCTCCCTACCCCATGCTTCATTTGCTACGTGAACACAGTCTTGAAAAAGCCATCGCGTTTTATGGTGACACCGAATCAATTCCTCAAAAAAATATCCAAACCATGCGTAAATTGGGTTTACAGAAAATTCAAAGCCTTCTGCATGCATGCAAAAAATAG